The following are from one region of the Thermoproteus uzoniensis 768-20 genome:
- a CDS encoding D-aminoacyl-tRNA deacylase: MIAVAISRDPVAKGVARELGLAGSPGASYLSTARMGDLLVLFYDGDSVEPPPEDELKKLGVSHLVVPSRHEMARPRPMLTAHTPGVAPSLSVAHASLKSWLFRRICSEKPEGFDCALEATHHAPNTEDVSVTFIEVGSTEREWGDPRALRALASALRELPQFGDRAEAQPVMSVGDLHYSLLTSEVLNGAMDVGHIIHKDVATADLALKALAKHVVAPKKVVIYRKSLRGPIRRDVIDALRRRVELDIR, translated from the coding sequence GTGATAGCAGTAGCCATATCCAGAGATCCCGTCGCCAAGGGCGTGGCGAGGGAGCTCGGGCTGGCCGGATCTCCCGGCGCCTCCTACCTATCGACGGCGAGGATGGGGGACTTGCTCGTGTTGTTCTATGACGGAGATTCCGTCGAGCCGCCTCCCGAAGACGAGCTCAAGAAGCTGGGCGTGTCGCATCTGGTGGTGCCGTCTCGCCACGAGATGGCGAGACCGAGGCCTATGCTGACCGCCCACACGCCGGGCGTCGCTCCGTCGCTCTCGGTGGCGCACGCCTCGCTCAAGTCCTGGCTCTTCAGGAGGATCTGTTCAGAGAAGCCGGAGGGCTTCGACTGCGCTCTAGAGGCCACCCACCACGCGCCCAACACAGAGGATGTCAGCGTGACCTTTATAGAGGTAGGGAGCACCGAGAGGGAATGGGGAGATCCAAGGGCTTTGAGGGCCCTGGCGTCTGCCCTCAGAGAGCTCCCACAGTTCGGCGATAGGGCCGAGGCCCAGCCCGTCATGTCGGTGGGCGATCTCCACTACTCCCTCCTCACCTCCGAGGTCCTAAACGGCGCAATGGACGTCGGCCATATAATACACAAGGATGTGGCGACGGCCGATCTAGCCTTAAAGGCCCTAGCCAAACACGTAGTAGCGCCTAAGAAAGTCGTGATTTACAGGAAAAGCCTCAGGGGACCTATCAGGAGAGATGTTATCGATGCGTTGAGGCGCCGCGTGGAGCTAGATATTAGGTAA
- a CDS encoding LUD domain-containing protein: MTEKWQELFRRAAEGALARVDDALKTHGYLRQLAERVREARLEVLNNLDYYIEATKKAVESIGGRAYLADTAEDAREIVGKIVGRGKVVVFGKSNTALEVGLREYLAEMGNEVWETDLGEFIVQIGDDRPSNMIAPALHLSRGDVAKLFRERLGLDVGDDPSKLAAAAGDFLRAKFAKADVGITGANAIAADTGAVVNVENEGNIRKATVMPPVHIVVAGVEKIVPTLVDAVSQAIVQAAYHGLFPPTYLEVSAGPSSTGDIELVRVRPAQGPREFHLVLVDNGRRAAAKDPVMREALLCIRCVRCGFVCPVYRAVGREFGDPPYVGPVGVMWLAVTRGIEAAGPSAVKCAHAGNCREVCPMKINIPEIIHYIKSSYLSKKTK; this comes from the coding sequence ATGACGGAGAAGTGGCAGGAGCTGTTCCGGAGAGCCGCCGAGGGGGCCCTGGCGCGCGTAGACGACGCGCTCAAGACGCACGGATATCTAAGGCAGTTAGCCGAGAGGGTCAGAGAGGCCCGCCTAGAGGTGTTGAACAACCTGGACTACTACATAGAGGCCACCAAGAAGGCCGTCGAGAGCATAGGGGGGAGGGCCTACCTCGCGGATACCGCCGAAGACGCCAGAGAGATAGTGGGCAAGATCGTGGGCAGGGGCAAGGTGGTGGTGTTCGGAAAATCCAACACGGCGCTCGAGGTCGGGCTCAGAGAATATCTGGCCGAGATGGGCAACGAGGTATGGGAGACCGACCTAGGCGAGTTCATCGTGCAGATCGGCGATGATAGGCCCTCCAACATGATAGCGCCTGCGCTACACCTCAGCAGAGGCGACGTGGCCAAGCTGTTTAGAGAACGGCTGGGCCTAGACGTAGGCGACGACCCGTCGAAGCTGGCCGCGGCCGCCGGGGACTTCCTGAGGGCTAAGTTCGCCAAGGCCGATGTGGGGATAACCGGGGCCAACGCGATCGCCGCAGATACCGGGGCAGTGGTGAACGTGGAGAACGAAGGCAATATACGGAAGGCGACTGTGATGCCCCCCGTCCACATAGTGGTGGCGGGCGTCGAGAAGATAGTGCCGACGCTAGTCGACGCGGTGAGCCAGGCAATCGTGCAGGCCGCATACCACGGGCTATTTCCGCCCACCTATCTCGAGGTGTCGGCAGGCCCCTCGTCCACCGGCGATATAGAGCTGGTGCGCGTGAGGCCTGCGCAGGGGCCTAGAGAATTCCACTTAGTCCTAGTGGACAATGGCAGGAGGGCGGCCGCGAAGGATCCCGTTATGAGAGAGGCGTTGTTGTGCATAAGATGTGTCCGGTGCGGCTTCGTGTGTCCCGTCTATAGGGCGGTGGGCCGCGAATTCGGCGACCCGCCGTACGTGGGACCTGTAGGCGTCATGTGGCTGGCGGTAACTCGCGGGATAGAGGCCGCCGGCCCCTCCGCCGTTAAGTGCGCCCATGCCGGCAACTGCAGGGAGGTATGTCCTATGAAGATAAATATACCAGAAATTATACATTATATAAAGTCGAGTTACCTAAGCAAGAAAACTAAATAA